The following coding sequences are from one Enterococcus sp. 4G2_DIV0659 window:
- a CDS encoding DNA-directed RNA polymerase subunit beta, translating into MSSTRYIIVTLLKVLVVIALVIILFVAGTMIGYGVIGGGNPKDVFNEDIWAHIQDFFK; encoded by the coding sequence ATGAGCTCGACACGCTATATAATCGTGACTTTGTTGAAAGTTTTAGTTGTGATTGCTTTGGTGATCATTTTATTTGTTGCTGGAACAATGATCGGCTATGGAGTGATCGGTGGAGGAAACCCAAAAGATGTCTTCAATGAAGATATTTGGGCTCATATTCAAGACTTTTTTAAATAA
- the murA gene encoding UDP-N-acetylglucosamine 1-carboxyvinyltransferase — MEQIIVHGGNQLKGTVKIEGAKNAVLPILAATLLAEEGTTTLNNVPILSDVFTMNQVIKHLNVDIEFNEDENQVTIDATQPLGIEANYAYVSQMRASIVVMGPLLARNGHAKVAMPGGCAIGKRPIDLHLKGFQALGAKIIQKNGYIEAIADELIGNTIYLDFPSVGATQNIMMAAVKAKGMTVIENVAREPEIVDLANVLNKMGAKIFGAGTETMRIEGVDKLHAVEHSIVQDRIEAGTFMVAAAMTEGDVLIEEAIPEHNRPLISKLTEMGAVIREERGGLRVIGPKVIKPTDIKTLPHPGFPTDMQAQMTAMQMVAEGPSVITETVFENRFQHLEEMQRMNADVKIDGNIAIINGSQALQGAAVEATDLRAAAALILVGLRANGITRVSHLEYLDRGYYKFHEKLQKLGAKVERVNDEKTVEKKMSTVS, encoded by the coding sequence ATGGAACAGATTATTGTTCATGGTGGTAACCAATTAAAAGGAACTGTGAAAATCGAAGGGGCTAAAAATGCCGTATTACCAATTTTAGCAGCGACCCTTTTGGCAGAAGAAGGAACAACGACTTTAAATAATGTACCAATCCTTTCTGATGTCTTTACAATGAATCAAGTAATCAAACATTTAAACGTTGATATTGAATTTAATGAAGATGAGAACCAAGTTACAATAGATGCAACTCAGCCTTTAGGTATTGAAGCAAACTATGCGTATGTTAGTCAAATGAGAGCGTCAATTGTTGTTATGGGTCCTTTATTGGCTCGTAATGGTCATGCAAAAGTTGCTATGCCTGGCGGCTGTGCAATTGGTAAACGACCGATTGATTTACACTTAAAAGGTTTCCAAGCTCTAGGTGCTAAAATCATCCAAAAAAATGGATACATTGAAGCCATTGCAGACGAATTGATTGGTAATACGATTTATTTAGATTTCCCTAGTGTAGGTGCTACTCAAAATATCATGATGGCAGCTGTTAAAGCGAAGGGCATGACTGTAATTGAAAACGTTGCTAGAGAACCAGAAATCGTTGATTTAGCTAACGTTCTTAATAAAATGGGAGCGAAAATTTTCGGTGCAGGTACTGAAACAATGCGTATCGAAGGAGTAGACAAACTTCACGCAGTTGAACATTCAATCGTTCAAGACCGTATTGAAGCAGGTACGTTTATGGTTGCAGCAGCAATGACTGAAGGAGATGTTCTGATTGAAGAAGCCATTCCAGAACATAACCGTCCATTGATTTCGAAATTAACTGAAATGGGAGCTGTTATTCGCGAAGAAAGAGGCGGTTTACGAGTAATCGGTCCTAAAGTTATCAAACCAACTGATATTAAGACACTACCACATCCAGGATTCCCGACAGATATGCAAGCGCAAATGACTGCGATGCAAATGGTAGCTGAAGGTCCAAGTGTGATTACAGAGACTGTTTTTGAGAATCGTTTCCAACATTTGGAAGAAATGCAACGTATGAATGCAGATGTGAAAATAGACGGAAATATTGCTATCATTAATGGAAGCCAAGCATTACAAGGTGCTGCTGTAGAAGCAACCGATTTACGTGCTGCAGCTGCATTGATTTTAGTCGGTTTACGTGCAAATGGAATTACTCGAGTTTCACATTTAGAATATTTAGATCGCGGATACTATAAATTCCATGAAAAGCTTCAAAAATTAGGAGCTAAAGTGGAACGAGTAAACGATGAAAAAACTGTAGAAAAGAAAATGTCAACTGTTAGTTAA
- a CDS encoding DUF1146 family protein, whose protein sequence is MQFFGFDAMIRIISHIMFIYVSFWAMQSIRIEQFFKAHQPSQIRMLLVLFSIVIGFTASSFFLEFLALCRNLFIVFFP, encoded by the coding sequence ATGCAATTCTTTGGTTTTGATGCGATGATTCGAATCATTAGCCATATCATGTTTATTTATGTCAGTTTTTGGGCGATGCAGTCTATTAGAATTGAACAGTTTTTTAAAGCGCATCAACCTTCTCAAATACGCATGCTGCTTGTCTTATTTTCAATCGTTATTGGTTTTACTGCAAGTTCATTTTTCTTAGAGTTTCTTGCATTATGCCGTAACTTGTTTATTGTATTTTTCCCATAA
- a CDS encoding F0F1 ATP synthase subunit epsilon, translating into MDCLTVNVVTPDGLVYDHRATIVVAKTTDGEIGILPKHAPIIVPLAIDEVRVKRTDSDTHVDWIAVNGGIMEVRDNVVSIIADSAERERDIDVSRAQRAKQRAERMIEKAKENANTDELRRATVALHRAINRINVSKHT; encoded by the coding sequence ATGGATTGTTTAACTGTTAATGTGGTGACTCCTGATGGATTGGTTTATGATCATCGTGCAACGATTGTTGTGGCAAAGACAACAGATGGTGAGATTGGTATCTTACCTAAGCATGCACCAATCATCGTTCCTTTAGCAATTGATGAGGTTCGCGTGAAAAGAACAGATTCTGATACACACGTAGATTGGATCGCTGTTAATGGTGGTATCATGGAAGTGCGTGATAATGTTGTTTCAATTATTGCTGATAGTGCAGAACGTGAAAGAGACATCGATGTAAGCCGTGCACAACGTGCGAAACAACGGGCTGAGCGTATGATTGAGAAAGCAAAAGAAAATGCAAACACAGATGAATTACGCCGTGCAACAGTTGCCCTTCACCGAGCAATCAATCGAATTAATGTGTCAAAACATACGTAG
- the atpD gene encoding F0F1 ATP synthase subunit beta produces MSSGKIVEVIGPVVDVEFSLDQSLPDINNALVVYKNGEEKQKVVLEVALELGDGVIRSIAMESTDGLQRGMEVIDTGKPISVPVGKETLGRVFNVLGDTIDLEEPFPEDAERSGIHKKAPAFDELSTSNEILETGIKVIDLLAPYLKGGKVGLFGGAGVGKTVLIQELIHNIAQEHGGISVFTGVGERTREGNDLYFEMKDSGVIEKTAMVFGQMNEPPGARMRVALTGLTIAEYFRDVEGQDVLLFIDNIFRFTQAGSEVSALLGRMPSAVGYQPTLATEMGQLQERITSTKKGSITSIQAIYVPADDYTDPAPATAFAHLDATTNLERRLTEMGIYPAVDPLASSSSALAPEVVGDEHYAVATEVQHVLQRYRELQDIIAILGMDELSDQEKILVGRARRIQFFLSQNFNVAEQFTGQPGSYVPVADTVKGFREILDGKYDDLPEEAFRSVGKIEDVVEKAKTLSY; encoded by the coding sequence ATGAGCTCAGGAAAGATTGTTGAAGTAATTGGTCCCGTTGTTGACGTGGAATTTTCATTAGATCAATCCTTACCAGATATAAATAATGCATTAGTCGTTTATAAAAATGGTGAAGAAAAACAAAAAGTTGTATTAGAGGTAGCCTTGGAATTAGGGGATGGTGTCATTCGCTCTATTGCAATGGAATCTACAGATGGTCTTCAACGTGGAATGGAAGTTATTGATACAGGGAAACCAATTTCTGTTCCAGTCGGCAAAGAAACATTAGGAAGAGTTTTTAATGTTTTAGGTGACACAATTGACTTAGAAGAACCATTTCCAGAAGATGCTGAACGTAGTGGTATCCATAAAAAGGCGCCAGCGTTCGACGAATTAAGTACCAGCAACGAAATTTTAGAAACTGGAATTAAAGTAATTGATTTATTAGCTCCTTATTTAAAAGGTGGGAAAGTTGGACTGTTTGGCGGTGCCGGTGTTGGTAAGACAGTTTTAATCCAAGAATTGATTCACAACATTGCCCAAGAACATGGTGGGATTTCTGTATTTACTGGTGTTGGCGAAAGAACTCGTGAAGGAAATGACCTTTATTTTGAAATGAAAGACTCTGGTGTTATTGAAAAAACTGCCATGGTTTTCGGTCAAATGAATGAACCACCAGGTGCACGTATGCGTGTCGCCTTAACAGGATTAACGATTGCTGAATATTTCCGTGATGTTGAAGGACAAGATGTGTTATTGTTCATCGATAATATTTTCCGTTTCACCCAAGCAGGTTCTGAAGTTTCAGCTTTACTGGGACGGATGCCTTCAGCGGTTGGTTATCAACCAACACTTGCGACTGAAATGGGGCAATTACAAGAACGTATTACTTCTACTAAAAAAGGATCGATCACATCGATTCAAGCAATTTATGTACCAGCCGATGACTATACCGATCCAGCTCCGGCCACAGCTTTTGCTCATTTAGATGCAACAACGAACTTGGAACGTCGCTTAACTGAGATGGGTATTTACCCAGCGGTTGACCCGTTAGCTTCCTCTTCTAGTGCTTTAGCACCAGAAGTTGTAGGCGACGAGCATTATGCCGTAGCGACAGAGGTACAACACGTATTACAACGTTATCGTGAGTTACAAGATATTATTGCAATTTTAGGGATGGACGAGTTATCTGATCAGGAAAAAATCTTGGTTGGTCGAGCACGCCGCATTCAATTCTTTTTATCACAAAACTTTAACGTTGCAGAACAATTTACTGGACAACCAGGCTCATATGTTCCTGTTGCAGATACAGTTAAAGGATTTAGAGAAATTTTAGATGGTAAATATGATGATTTACCAGAAGAAGCGTTCCGTAGCGTCGGAAAAATTGAAGATGTTGTGGAAAAAGCAAAAACATTAAGCTACTAA
- a CDS encoding F0F1 ATP synthase subunit gamma, with protein sequence MGASLNEIKQRIASTKKTSQITNAMQMVSGAKLTKSEAASRSFQEYASKIRSIVTHLVASQLNDLESLDSYDSEEASESGNYHMMLASRPVKKTGYIVITSDKGLVGGYNSSILKQTMKMMDDDHESQEEFVLIAIGGTGADFFKARGINVAYELRGLSDQPSFDEVRKIVSTATTMYANEIFDELYVCYNHHINSLTSQFRVEKMLPISDLDPDEATTYEQEYILEPSEEAILDNLLPQYAESLIYGAIIDAKTAEHAAGMTAMKTATDNAQNIISDLTISYNRARQGAITQEITEIVAGAAALE encoded by the coding sequence GTGGGTGCTTCATTAAATGAAATCAAACAGCGCATCGCTTCTACAAAGAAAACCAGTCAAATTACTAATGCTATGCAGATGGTTTCAGGAGCTAAACTGACGAAATCAGAAGCAGCTTCTAGAAGCTTTCAGGAATACGCGTCTAAAATTCGCTCAATTGTCACTCATCTTGTGGCTTCACAGTTAAATGATTTGGAATCATTAGATTCTTACGATAGCGAAGAAGCATCAGAATCAGGTAACTATCATATGATGTTGGCATCACGTCCAGTTAAAAAAACGGGCTATATCGTTATCACTTCAGATAAAGGATTAGTTGGAGGATATAATAGTTCGATTTTAAAACAGACGATGAAAATGATGGACGATGATCATGAATCTCAAGAAGAATTTGTCTTGATAGCGATTGGTGGAACCGGAGCTGATTTTTTCAAAGCTCGGGGAATAAATGTTGCGTATGAACTCAGAGGCTTGAGTGATCAACCTAGCTTTGATGAAGTCAGAAAAATCGTTTCTACAGCAACAACAATGTACGCCAATGAAATTTTTGATGAATTGTATGTATGTTATAACCATCATATTAATTCATTGACAAGTCAGTTTCGAGTTGAAAAAATGTTGCCGATCTCAGATTTAGATCCGGATGAAGCGACAACATACGAGCAAGAGTATATCTTAGAACCTTCTGAAGAGGCTATCTTAGACAATTTGTTGCCCCAATATGCAGAAAGCTTGATTTATGGTGCGATCATTGATGCAAAAACAGCAGAACATGCAGCGGGTATGACGGCAATGAAAACAGCAACGGATAATGCCCAAAATATTATTAGTGATTTGACAATTTCTTATAATCGAGCGCGTCAAGGAGCGATTACACAAGAAATTACAGAAATCGTAGCAGGTGCAGCGGCACTGGAATAA
- the atpA gene encoding F0F1 ATP synthase subunit alpha — translation MAIKAEEISALIKEQIENYQQELAVEEVGTVTYVGDGIARAHGLENAMSGELLEFSNGSYGMAQNLETNDVGIIILGDFETIREGDKVKRTGKIMEVPVGEALIGRVVNPLGQPIDGLGDIKTDKTRPVEAAAPGVMQRKSVDQPMQTGLKAIDALVPIGRGQRELVIGDRKTGKTSIAIDTIINQKGQDMICIYVAIGQKESTVRNQVETLRAYGALDYTIIVNAGASQPAPLLYIAPYAGAAMGEEFMYNGKHVLIIFDDLSKQAVAYRELSLLLRRPPGREAYPGDVFYLHSRLLERAAKLSDELGGGSMTALPFVETQAGDISAYIPTNVISITDGQIFLESDLFYAGTRPAVDAGLSVSRVGGSAQIKAMKKVAGTLRLDLASYRELEAFTQFGSDLDAATQAKLNRGRRTVEILKQKLHAPLAVEKQVVILYALTHGFLDSISVDKILDFESELFDYLDGKHPELFETIRTTKDLPEAADLDAAISEFKELFSNSNSDNSTAKDTLESIENA, via the coding sequence ATGGCTATCAAAGCAGAAGAAATCAGTGCCTTGATTAAGGAACAAATTGAGAATTATCAACAAGAGTTAGCAGTTGAAGAAGTAGGAACTGTCACATATGTTGGGGATGGAATCGCTCGTGCCCACGGATTGGAAAATGCAATGAGTGGGGAACTACTTGAGTTTTCTAATGGTTCATACGGAATGGCGCAAAATTTAGAAACAAATGATGTGGGTATCATCATTTTAGGCGATTTTGAAACCATTCGTGAAGGAGACAAAGTAAAACGTACAGGCAAAATCATGGAAGTTCCTGTCGGTGAAGCGCTAATTGGACGAGTAGTAAATCCTTTAGGCCAACCAATTGATGGACTAGGTGACATCAAAACAGACAAAACACGTCCCGTTGAAGCTGCAGCACCTGGTGTAATGCAAAGAAAATCAGTTGATCAACCAATGCAGACGGGATTAAAAGCTATCGATGCTTTGGTACCGATTGGTCGTGGTCAACGTGAGTTAGTTATCGGGGACCGTAAAACAGGTAAAACATCTATTGCGATCGATACCATTATCAACCAAAAAGGTCAAGATATGATTTGTATCTATGTAGCTATTGGTCAAAAAGAATCAACTGTACGTAACCAAGTGGAAACACTAAGAGCATATGGTGCACTTGATTATACAATAATCGTAAACGCAGGGGCATCTCAACCAGCTCCATTATTATATATTGCACCTTATGCTGGAGCAGCAATGGGTGAAGAATTTATGTACAACGGCAAACATGTTTTGATTATTTTTGATGATTTGTCAAAACAGGCTGTTGCTTACCGTGAACTTTCACTATTATTACGTCGTCCTCCAGGTCGTGAAGCCTATCCAGGTGATGTCTTCTATCTGCACTCACGTTTATTAGAACGTGCGGCAAAACTAAGTGACGAATTAGGCGGCGGCTCAATGACAGCCTTGCCATTTGTTGAAACACAAGCTGGAGACATCTCAGCATACATTCCGACAAATGTTATTTCAATTACGGATGGACAAATTTTCTTGGAAAGTGATCTATTTTACGCTGGAACACGTCCAGCAGTGGATGCAGGTCTTTCTGTATCACGTGTTGGTGGTTCAGCACAGATTAAAGCTATGAAAAAAGTAGCAGGTACACTTCGACTAGATTTAGCCAGCTATCGTGAATTAGAAGCATTTACCCAATTTGGTTCTGACTTAGATGCTGCGACACAAGCGAAATTAAATCGTGGACGTAGAACAGTTGAAATTCTAAAACAAAAACTACATGCGCCTTTAGCTGTTGAAAAACAAGTTGTTATTTTATATGCATTGACCCACGGCTTTTTAGACAGCATTAGTGTAGATAAAATTTTGGATTTTGAATCGGAATTATTTGATTATCTAGATGGTAAACATCCTGAACTATTTGAAACAATCCGAACAACAAAAGATTTACCAGAAGCAGCTGACTTAGATGCTGCAATTAGTGAATTTAAAGAATTATTCAGTAACTCTAATTCAGATAACTCTACTGCAAAAGATACACTTGAATCAATTGAAAATGCATAA
- the atpH gene encoding ATP synthase F1 subunit delta, whose protein sequence is MKLDKYTVGKRYGKALFELAIEKQEADKIYQELLTLREIFHDVPDLGEILSDARLEPYEKDEIMKHLVSGFDGMMKNFLYVVYNYSRMNDLLLMIDEYERRYDEHKSLLLGTALTAVPLTKEQHQQMEEKAAKLLGYEQAHLINLIDPSVVGGVVIEANNKVIDGSIHKQLEKIQELLLK, encoded by the coding sequence ATGAAGCTAGATAAATATACAGTAGGTAAACGCTACGGCAAAGCTTTGTTCGAGTTGGCAATTGAAAAGCAAGAAGCCGATAAAATTTATCAAGAATTATTGACGCTTAGAGAAATTTTTCACGATGTTCCAGATTTAGGAGAAATATTAAGTGATGCACGTCTTGAGCCTTATGAAAAAGACGAAATCATGAAACATCTAGTTAGTGGTTTTGATGGAATGATGAAGAACTTTTTATATGTGGTTTATAACTATTCACGTATGAATGATTTATTATTGATGATCGATGAGTACGAAAGACGGTATGACGAACATAAAAGTTTGCTTTTAGGAACAGCTTTGACGGCCGTTCCATTAACCAAAGAACAACATCAGCAAATGGAAGAAAAAGCCGCAAAACTTTTAGGATATGAACAGGCGCATCTGATTAATTTGATTGACCCTAGTGTCGTTGGCGGTGTCGTTATAGAAGCCAACAACAAAGTAATTGATGGTAGTATCCACAAACAATTAGAAAAAATCCAAGAATTGTTATTAAAATAA
- the atpF gene encoding F0F1 ATP synthase subunit B, which translates to MLDYLVVGEAGPNTTIGTMIVVSGAFLILMLLIKKFAWEAISDMLKKREDKIANDLDSAEQSRIAAEKMQEERQKKLLSSKAEAAGIIKSAKETGNQNRQKILSETNDEVSRLREKARQDISQEHEAALASVKDEVASLSLQIAEKILNKELTPEAHDSLINSYIEGLGKSNEAR; encoded by the coding sequence ATGCTAGATTATTTAGTAGTCGGTGAAGCAGGTCCAAATACAACGATAGGTACAATGATTGTTGTAAGTGGTGCTTTTCTAATTTTGATGCTTCTAATCAAGAAATTCGCTTGGGAAGCTATCAGTGATATGTTAAAAAAACGTGAAGATAAAATTGCCAACGATTTAGATTCTGCAGAACAATCTCGAATAGCAGCTGAGAAGATGCAAGAAGAACGACAAAAGAAATTACTGTCTTCTAAAGCTGAAGCAGCGGGCATTATTAAAAGTGCGAAAGAGACTGGAAATCAAAACCGCCAAAAAATTCTATCAGAAACCAATGATGAAGTATCACGTTTAAGAGAAAAAGCACGTCAAGATATTTCTCAAGAACATGAAGCAGCATTGGCTTCAGTCAAAGATGAAGTGGCGAGTTTGTCTTTACAGATTGCAGAGAAAATTTTAAACAAAGAATTAACACCTGAAGCACATGATTCATTGATTAATTCTTATATTGAAGGCTTAGGTAAGTCAAATGAAGCTAGATAA
- the atpE gene encoding F0F1 ATP synthase subunit C encodes MDGLNYIAAAIAVFGAAIGAAYGNGKVISKTLESMTRQPEMAGQLRTTMFIGVALIEAVPILGVVIALLLVFK; translated from the coding sequence ATGGACGGATTAAATTATATCGCAGCAGCAATCGCAGTTTTCGGAGCAGCAATCGGAGCAGCTTATGGTAACGGGAAAGTCATCTCTAAAACGCTAGAATCAATGACACGTCAACCTGAAATGGCGGGACAATTAAGAACAACAATGTTTATCGGTGTTGCCTTAATCGAAGCGGTGCCAATCCTTGGAGTAGTTATTGCATTATTATTAGTATTTAAATAA
- the atpB gene encoding F0F1 ATP synthase subunit A → MEEKTLLFNIGPIWFDGTICLMVLLTCVIVFGIVYFCTRNLQMKPKGKQNVIEYLIDFVRGIITDNMPSKEVTNFHLLSFTMFMFVLVANIIGLVTKVVIGDYSYWKSPTADPLVTLTLALIMIALTHFFSVSRFGLKGYFKNSFLSPVAFLMPIKLMEEFTNLLTLALRLYGNIFAGEVLLGLIASIVSSVGLWTIPLAIPLEMIWLAFSLFIGAIQAFIFVTLSMVYMAHKIEVEE, encoded by the coding sequence TTGGAAGAGAAGACACTACTCTTCAATATTGGGCCGATTTGGTTTGACGGAACCATTTGTTTGATGGTGCTGTTAACATGTGTCATTGTCTTTGGGATAGTTTATTTCTGCACAAGGAACCTGCAAATGAAGCCTAAAGGCAAGCAAAATGTCATTGAATACCTCATTGATTTTGTTCGGGGAATCATCACTGATAATATGCCAAGCAAAGAAGTAACAAATTTTCACCTGTTATCATTTACAATGTTCATGTTTGTCTTAGTTGCAAATATCATTGGTTTAGTGACGAAAGTTGTGATTGGGGATTATAGCTATTGGAAAAGTCCAACAGCTGACCCATTAGTTACACTGACTTTGGCATTGATCATGATTGCATTGACACACTTTTTCAGTGTCAGTCGCTTCGGGTTAAAAGGATACTTTAAAAATAGCTTCTTAAGCCCTGTAGCATTTTTAATGCCGATCAAACTTATGGAAGAATTTACCAACCTACTTACTTTGGCATTACGTTTATATGGTAATATCTTTGCCGGTGAAGTTTTGTTGGGATTGATCGCTAGTATTGTTTCCAGTGTAGGGTTGTGGACGATTCCGTTAGCGATACCTTTGGAAATGATTTGGTTAGCATTCTCATTATTTATTGGCGCTATTCAAGCGTTTATCTTTGTGACATTATCAATGGTTTATATGGCACATAAAATAGAAGTTGAAGAATAA
- the smpB gene encoding SsrA-binding protein SmpB: MPKGEGKLIAQNRKARHDYTVVDTMEAGIVLQGTEIKSIRNGRINLKDGFARVRNGEVYLLNVHISPYEQGNIFNHDPLRTRKLLLHKKQIAKLIAETKNTGITIVPLKVYIRNGYAKVLIGLAKGKKQYDKREDLKRKEINREISRTLKNNLR; encoded by the coding sequence ATGCCAAAAGGAGAAGGGAAATTAATTGCCCAAAATCGTAAGGCTAGACATGACTATACAGTTGTTGACACAATGGAAGCAGGTATTGTTTTACAAGGAACGGAGATCAAATCAATCCGTAATGGACGTATTAATTTAAAAGATGGTTTCGCCAGAGTTAGAAACGGGGAAGTCTACTTGCTTAATGTGCATATTAGTCCATACGAGCAAGGCAATATTTTTAATCATGATCCGTTACGAACGCGAAAATTATTATTACACAAAAAACAAATTGCCAAATTGATTGCGGAAACAAAAAATACTGGAATCACGATCGTTCCGTTAAAAGTTTATATTCGTAATGGTTATGCCAAAGTATTAATTGGTCTTGCAAAAGGGAAAAAGCAGTATGATAAACGGGAGGATTTGAAACGCAAAGAAATCAATCGTGAAATCAGCCGCACATTGAAAAATAACTTACGATAA